One window of the Burkholderia sp. FERM BP-3421 genome contains the following:
- a CDS encoding LysR substrate-binding domain-containing protein, translating into MKALDLDVLAMVVAVADAGSFVRGAALVHRSQSALSMQIKTLESALGKTLFVRGPRSVTPTPDGHTLLAYARRMLALRDEAWASLVHPEVKGRVTIGVPDDYASSLLPPVLRKFSASYPRVEIQVIGLPSSTLVPLLKDNKIDLACATRMRGLRGVPIRAEPMVWAGPPAGGKEIWRERPLPVALFGTGSVARANAIRALERARIPYRTSYESPSLMGLCSMVEAGLAVAPLARCAVPAHFSQHGAAHGLPPLPDLDIVLARSARSNRPPCDFLADQILAELRA; encoded by the coding sequence ATGAAAGCCCTCGACCTCGATGTGCTGGCGATGGTGGTTGCCGTCGCCGATGCGGGCAGCTTCGTGCGCGGCGCGGCGCTCGTGCATCGCTCGCAGTCCGCGCTGAGCATGCAGATCAAGACCCTCGAAAGCGCGCTCGGCAAAACGCTGTTCGTGCGCGGCCCGCGCAGCGTCACGCCGACGCCCGACGGCCACACGCTGCTCGCCTACGCGCGCCGCATGCTCGCGCTGCGCGACGAGGCCTGGGCCTCGCTCGTGCATCCCGAGGTGAAGGGGCGCGTGACGATCGGCGTGCCGGACGACTATGCGTCGTCGCTGCTGCCGCCCGTGCTGCGCAAGTTCTCTGCCAGCTATCCACGCGTCGAGATCCAGGTGATCGGGCTGCCGAGCAGCACGCTCGTGCCGCTGCTCAAGGACAACAAGATCGACCTCGCCTGCGCGACCCGCATGCGCGGCCTGCGCGGCGTCCCGATCCGCGCGGAGCCGATGGTCTGGGCCGGGCCGCCCGCGGGCGGCAAGGAGATCTGGCGCGAGCGTCCGCTGCCCGTCGCGCTGTTCGGCACGGGCAGCGTCGCGCGCGCGAACGCGATCCGTGCGCTGGAACGCGCGCGGATCCCCTATCGCACGTCCTACGAAAGCCCGAGCCTGATGGGCCTGTGCAGCATGGTCGAGGCCGGCCTCGCGGTCGCGCCGCTCGCGCGCTGCGCGGTGCCCGCGCACTTCTCCCAGCACGGGGCCGCGCACGGGCTGCCGCCGCTGCCGGACCTCGACATCGTGCTCGCGCGCAGCGCGCGATCGAACCGGCCGCCGTGCGATTTCCTCGCCGACCAGATCCTCGCGGAACTGCGCGCCTGA
- a CDS encoding sensor domain-containing diguanylate cyclase has protein sequence MPSASASRCLNASATRLLTPMGVVIYGMLLLVFVWALCARVLYESRHDAYQRARENARNLVLVLERDIARNIELYDLSLQAVVEGVGDPEVMALPAPMRAKVLFDRAASGKYLGTIYVMNEFGDIVLDAHQIPARAGNFADRDYFRYHRTHPGRELFISAPYASRMRNGALTIALSRRVTRADGSFGGVVVGTLSIDYFRALLDGLSVGPGGTAAIIETNGLMINRLPYDRAIVGRNVADSPLFQRAMVESEGAFSGIASIDGTKRLFVYKHLPGLPIIVDVAPAESYIYAEWHKRLGRITLLLVVFSAVIVCGALLLARELGWRQLAESQLRRLARTDALTGLSNRGAFDETLHSEWNRAHRTGRPLSLLFVDIDQFKPYNDYYGHQSGDDVLRAVGQCLRECVRRASDDVARYGGEEFVVTLPDTDEQGATLIAENVRRTVYDLEIEHVGSPYGRLTVSIGVVTSRQDSAPSDVALVRLADAALYQAKSMGRNRVCDTFSG, from the coding sequence ATGCCCTCTGCCTCAGCCAGCCGCTGCCTGAACGCGTCCGCGACACGCCTGCTGACTCCGATGGGCGTCGTCATCTACGGCATGCTGCTGCTGGTGTTCGTCTGGGCGCTGTGCGCGCGGGTGCTGTACGAGTCGCGCCACGACGCGTACCAGCGCGCGCGCGAGAACGCCCGCAACCTGGTGCTCGTGCTCGAGCGCGACATCGCCCGCAACATCGAGCTGTACGACCTGTCGCTGCAGGCGGTGGTCGAGGGGGTCGGCGACCCCGAGGTAATGGCGCTGCCCGCGCCGATGCGCGCCAAGGTGCTGTTCGATCGCGCCGCGTCCGGCAAGTATCTCGGCACCATCTACGTGATGAACGAGTTCGGCGACATCGTGCTCGACGCGCACCAGATTCCCGCCCGCGCCGGTAATTTCGCCGATCGCGACTACTTCAGGTATCACCGCACCCACCCCGGCCGCGAGCTGTTCATCAGCGCGCCCTATGCGTCACGCATGCGCAACGGCGCGCTGACGATCGCGCTCAGCCGGCGCGTGACGCGCGCCGACGGCTCGTTCGGCGGCGTGGTGGTCGGCACGCTCAGCATCGACTATTTCCGCGCGCTGCTCGACGGCCTGTCGGTCGGCCCGGGCGGCACCGCCGCGATCATCGAGACGAACGGCCTGATGATCAACCGCCTGCCCTACGACCGCGCGATCGTCGGCCGCAATGTCGCGGATTCGCCGCTGTTCCAGCGCGCGATGGTCGAGAGCGAAGGCGCGTTCAGCGGCATCGCGTCGATCGACGGCACGAAGCGCCTGTTCGTCTACAAGCACCTGCCGGGACTGCCGATCATCGTCGACGTGGCGCCGGCGGAAAGCTACATCTATGCGGAATGGCACAAGCGGCTCGGGCGCATCACGCTGCTGCTGGTGGTCTTCAGCGCCGTGATCGTATGTGGTGCGCTGCTGCTCGCGCGCGAGCTGGGCTGGCGGCAGCTCGCCGAGTCGCAGCTGCGGCGGCTCGCGCGCACCGATGCGCTCACGGGCCTCAGCAACCGCGGCGCGTTCGACGAGACGCTGCACAGCGAATGGAACCGGGCCCATCGCACCGGCCGGCCGCTGTCGCTGCTGTTCGTCGACATCGACCAGTTCAAGCCGTACAACGATTACTACGGGCACCAGTCGGGCGACGACGTGCTCCGGGCGGTCGGCCAGTGCCTGCGCGAATGCGTGCGCCGCGCCTCCGACGACGTCGCGCGCTACGGCGGCGAGGAATTCGTCGTCACGCTGCCCGACACCGACGAGCAGGGCGCGACGCTGATCGCGGAAAACGTCCGGCGCACCGTCTACGATCTCGAGATCGAACATGTCGGCAGCCCTTACGGCCGGCTCACGGTCAGCATCGGCGTGGTGACGTCGCGCCAGGACAGCGCGCCGAGCGACGTCGCGCTCGTCAGGCTCGCCGACGCCGCGCTGTACCAGGCCAAGTCGATGGGCCGCAACCGGGTCTGCGACACCTTCAGCGGCTGA
- a CDS encoding hybrid sensor histidine kinase/response regulator — protein sequence MKWFTQPAGDRMLAFVGIVLAAVTVLWLYFGYALVSLAPPSLTGRLEQQENYYVPVSQFEQAALKAEAALLRYGAGQEDFDTVDVKFQILKAKLARLSEPSDSTYLLLQTRGYTASVERLGDIASDLERGLEAARRDRAAAIPLAGRFRLMDEPFADLEMNVGNAEGLLRDRMYTDYTHRRRALMSVSIGVLLVFVGLISGLVLNARRMRALMLRQRAVLVREQEATHAAAEAVNARNAFLGMVGHELRTPLQSITAAIDVLADRSFPPADQMIINRLARAADQLDAQMKDLTDLSRMNAGKLALRRQSFVPRDVLLAAIESVADRARHKALWFDKTVPDDEAVYVSDPYRIQQVVTNLLTNAIKYTERGGVALHAALLRGEQRDQLSIEIEDTGPGFPQEQAARIFQPFTQLDASSTRRHDGVGMGLAIVRGLLNLLGGSIAVNSTVGRGTTFQVVLPLERAAEQDDPAQRGARAPYRLADKIVLAVDDQEAMRESLRAMLAATGVRFELAASADEALQLLARGRFDALLLDINMPDKDGLSVARSVTASDGPNRRTPIVALSAAGPETLSEPDRDLFEHYLMKPIRTDDLKRVLDAVFSRGAP from the coding sequence ATGAAATGGTTCACGCAGCCCGCCGGCGACCGGATGCTCGCATTCGTCGGCATCGTGCTCGCGGCCGTCACGGTCCTGTGGCTGTATTTCGGCTACGCGCTCGTCAGCCTCGCGCCGCCCAGTCTCACGGGGCGGCTCGAACAGCAGGAGAACTACTACGTCCCCGTCTCGCAGTTCGAGCAGGCCGCGCTCAAGGCCGAGGCGGCCCTGCTGCGCTACGGCGCGGGGCAGGAGGACTTCGACACCGTCGACGTGAAATTCCAGATCCTCAAGGCGAAGCTCGCGCGCCTGAGCGAGCCCTCGGATTCCACCTACCTGCTGTTGCAGACGCGCGGCTACACGGCCTCGGTCGAGCGGCTCGGCGACATCGCCTCGGACCTGGAACGCGGCCTCGAAGCCGCGCGCCGCGATCGCGCGGCGGCCATCCCGCTCGCCGGCCGGTTCCGCCTGATGGACGAACCGTTCGCCGATCTCGAGATGAACGTCGGCAACGCGGAGGGCCTGCTGCGCGACCGCATGTACACCGACTACACGCACCGCCGCCGTGCGCTGATGAGCGTGAGCATCGGCGTGCTGCTGGTGTTCGTCGGCCTCATCAGCGGCCTGGTGCTGAACGCGCGGCGCATGCGCGCGCTGATGCTGCGGCAGCGCGCGGTGCTGGTGCGCGAGCAGGAGGCCACGCACGCGGCGGCGGAAGCGGTCAATGCGCGCAACGCGTTCCTCGGCATGGTCGGCCACGAGCTGCGCACCCCGCTGCAGAGCATCACCGCAGCCATCGACGTGCTGGCCGACCGCAGCTTCCCGCCCGCCGACCAGATGATCATCAACCGGCTCGCGCGCGCGGCCGACCAGCTCGACGCGCAGATGAAGGATCTCACCGACCTGTCGCGGATGAACGCCGGCAAGCTCGCGCTGCGCCGCCAGTCGTTCGTGCCGCGCGACGTGCTGCTCGCGGCGATCGAGAGCGTCGCGGACCGGGCGCGGCACAAGGCGCTGTGGTTCGACAAGACGGTTCCCGACGACGAGGCGGTCTACGTGTCGGATCCCTACCGGATCCAGCAGGTCGTCACCAATCTGCTGACCAATGCGATCAAGTACACCGAGCGCGGCGGCGTCGCACTGCACGCGGCGCTGCTGCGCGGCGAGCAGCGCGACCAGTTGTCGATCGAGATCGAGGACACCGGGCCCGGCTTCCCGCAGGAGCAGGCCGCCCGCATCTTCCAGCCGTTCACCCAGCTCGACGCGTCGAGCACGCGCCGCCACGACGGCGTCGGCATGGGCCTCGCGATCGTGCGTGGCCTGCTGAACCTGCTGGGCGGATCGATCGCGGTCAACAGCACGGTCGGACGCGGCACGACCTTCCAGGTCGTGCTGCCGCTCGAGCGCGCCGCCGAGCAGGACGACCCGGCGCAGCGCGGCGCGCGCGCGCCGTATCGGCTCGCCGACAAGATCGTGCTCGCGGTGGACGACCAGGAGGCGATGCGCGAATCGCTGCGCGCGATGCTCGCCGCGACCGGCGTGCGCTTCGAGCTGGCCGCGAGCGCGGACGAGGCGCTGCAGTTGCTCGCGCGCGGCCGCTTCGACGCGCTGCTGCTCGACATCAACATGCCCGACAAGGACGGGCTCTCGGTCGCGCGCTCGGTGACGGCGAGCGACGGGCCGAACCGGCGCACGCCGATCGTCGCGCTGAGCGCGGCCGGCCCCGAGACGCTGTCCGAGCCGGACCGCGACCTGTTCGAGCACTACCTGATGAAGCCGATCCGCACCGACGACCTGAAGCGCGTGCTCGACGCGGTGTTCTCGCGCGGCGCGCCCTGA
- a CDS encoding helix-turn-helix domain-containing protein, which translates to MQNMQDNALIASRVAQLMERHGVPKQKQTRALSDILLLSFAQAHRKMRGQSTWTFSEIRGVADAYGEPVFALVDPREETRGEPSVALLDVGTRLLTCLAWIGDELKGGKPPEYVALRVGELWRIYPHDAAPIGQRFAVDLIEIRPKHADSGKPSVAIVDDDLGDGGGELKTADTICLYLNERGFDATAYYDAGSLRHAMRHTVFDAYVLDWLLGSETAEAAIKDIRASDKPRAPIFLLTGQLDSGNVDESDIARVMTVFDVNVLEKPARLPLLAAELNKRLNTL; encoded by the coding sequence ATGCAAAACATGCAGGACAACGCGTTGATCGCGAGCCGCGTCGCGCAGTTGATGGAACGGCACGGCGTGCCGAAGCAGAAGCAGACCCGCGCGCTTTCCGACATCTTGTTGCTGAGCTTCGCCCAGGCGCACCGCAAGATGCGCGGCCAGAGCACCTGGACCTTCAGCGAAATCCGCGGCGTGGCCGACGCTTACGGCGAGCCGGTGTTTGCGCTCGTCGATCCGCGCGAGGAGACGCGCGGCGAGCCGAGCGTCGCGCTGCTCGACGTCGGCACGCGGCTGCTCACCTGTCTCGCGTGGATCGGCGACGAACTGAAGGGCGGCAAGCCGCCCGAGTATGTCGCGCTGCGGGTGGGCGAGCTGTGGCGCATCTATCCGCACGACGCCGCGCCGATCGGTCAGCGCTTCGCGGTCGACCTGATCGAGATCCGGCCGAAGCACGCCGACAGCGGCAAGCCGTCGGTCGCGATCGTCGACGACGACCTGGGCGACGGCGGCGGCGAGCTGAAGACCGCCGACACGATCTGCCTGTACCTGAACGAGCGCGGCTTCGACGCGACGGCCTACTATGACGCGGGCAGCTTGCGCCATGCGATGCGTCACACGGTGTTCGACGCCTACGTGCTCGACTGGCTGCTCGGCAGCGAGACCGCGGAGGCCGCGATCAAGGACATCCGCGCCTCCGACAAGCCGCGCGCGCCGATCTTCCTGCTGACGGGCCAGCTCGACAGCGGCAATGTCGACGAATCGGACATCGCGCGCGTGATGACGGTGTTCGACGTCAACGTGCTCGAAAAGCCCGCGCGTCTGCCGCTCCTCGCCGCCGAACTGAACAAGCGCCTCAACACGCTGTAG
- a CDS encoding zinc-finger-containing protein — MRVGRPVPALPQPVCDYCGAKALLARHGDDAYPYRDEHGPLWICPPCDAWIGVYPRSRRNVPLGRLANADLRQAKSELHEALEPLVAAKMRRDGCNAFEARAKGVRWLAGQLGIDPGANTIHSFDAAQCRQAMQLIAAFHARKSGDADL; from the coding sequence ATGCGTGTCGGCCGTCCTGTTCCTGCCCTACCCCAACCTGTGTGCGACTACTGCGGCGCCAAGGCGCTGCTCGCGCGCCACGGCGACGACGCGTATCCCTACCGCGACGAGCATGGCCCGCTGTGGATCTGCCCGCCGTGCGACGCGTGGATCGGCGTGTATCCGCGCAGCCGGCGCAACGTGCCGCTCGGCCGGCTGGCCAATGCCGACCTGCGCCAGGCGAAGTCCGAGTTGCATGAAGCGCTCGAGCCGCTGGTCGCGGCCAAGATGCGCCGCGACGGCTGCAACGCGTTCGAAGCGCGCGCCAAGGGCGTGCGCTGGCTCGCGGGCCAACTCGGCATCGATCCCGGCGCCAATACGATCCATTCGTTCGACGCGGCGCAATGCCGGCAAGCCATGCAATTGATCGCGGCCTTTCACGCGCGTAAATCCGGCGACGCCGATCTTTGA
- a CDS encoding S53 family peptidase, with translation MQRTQQVNRQSSNRFALALLPLAVAATLAPLSAHAATSWVATRTDAFLQASTPAAAVAQSQAQGASAAVAPTYTLNSVGSPAVTDTVVTPLELSQPLHVTIVLKNRNEDQLDAFLHDVNQPGSASYHKYLTPDQFKARFAPTDAQVQAVVAHLKANGFSNIQITENNKLISADGNATSAQNGFHASVKRFNYRGKPVYANDSAALVPSSLGTVVESVLGLQNAVVPHRLIQRISPNARIASNAAGRNAAAGSQVGHQPTDFAKIYDASGLPTATNTTVGIITWGDMTQTISDLNTFTKNAGLPTVNTAVVAGGSGTLADDGDPSEWDLDSQDIIGTAGAVKQLIFYAAVNGDSSDSGLTDATLTAAYNKAVTDNKAKVINVSLGLDETAANSDGSLSADDAVFKQAVAQGQVFSVSAGDAGVYQWSTSPQGAPGYIGTYNGSSVKTTITLTKYSVSSPASSPYVVAVGGTTLSTTGTTTWAGETVWNEGVAYADVDSNGNPVDNAVRIWATGGGVSKYETAPSWQTAALGSSVTKRVLPDVAFDAAQSTGAYIVINGQTNQLVGGTSLASPIFVGGWARVESANSNSLGLPTQAFYQGIPSNTALIHDISSGNNGYSGHGYNAASGWDYDTGFGSLDFAKVSASSVK, from the coding sequence ATGCAGAGAACTCAGCAAGTCAATCGTCAATCGTCCAACCGCTTCGCCCTCGCGCTGCTGCCGCTCGCCGTCGCGGCAACGCTCGCGCCGCTGTCCGCGCATGCCGCCACCAGCTGGGTGGCGACCCGCACCGATGCCTTCCTGCAGGCCAGCACCCCGGCGGCGGCCGTCGCGCAGTCGCAGGCGCAAGGCGCCTCCGCCGCGGTCGCGCCGACCTACACGCTGAACAGCGTGGGTTCGCCGGCGGTGACCGACACCGTGGTCACGCCGCTCGAATTGAGCCAGCCGCTGCACGTGACGATCGTGCTGAAGAACCGCAATGAGGATCAGCTCGACGCGTTCCTGCACGACGTCAACCAGCCGGGCAGCGCGAGCTATCACAAGTACCTCACGCCCGACCAGTTCAAGGCGCGCTTCGCGCCGACCGACGCGCAGGTGCAGGCGGTCGTCGCCCACCTGAAGGCAAACGGCTTCTCGAACATCCAGATCACCGAGAACAACAAGCTGATCTCCGCGGACGGCAACGCGACGAGCGCGCAGAACGGCTTCCATGCGAGCGTCAAGCGCTTCAACTATCGCGGCAAGCCCGTCTACGCGAACGACTCCGCCGCGCTGGTGCCGTCGTCGCTCGGCACCGTCGTCGAATCGGTGCTCGGCCTGCAGAACGCGGTCGTGCCGCACCGCCTGATCCAGCGCATCTCGCCGAACGCGCGCATCGCGTCGAACGCAGCCGGCAGGAACGCGGCGGCCGGCTCGCAGGTCGGCCACCAGCCGACCGACTTCGCGAAGATCTACGACGCGAGCGGCCTGCCCACCGCGACCAACACCACCGTCGGCATCATCACCTGGGGCGACATGACCCAGACGATCTCCGACCTGAACACCTTCACCAAGAACGCGGGCCTGCCGACCGTCAACACCGCGGTGGTCGCGGGCGGCTCGGGCACGCTCGCCGACGACGGCGATCCGAGCGAGTGGGATCTCGACAGCCAGGACATCATCGGCACGGCGGGCGCGGTCAAGCAGCTGATCTTCTACGCGGCCGTCAACGGCGACAGCAGCGACAGCGGCCTGACCGACGCCACGCTGACCGCCGCCTACAACAAGGCGGTGACCGACAACAAGGCGAAGGTCATCAACGTGTCGCTCGGCCTCGACGAAACGGCGGCGAACTCCGACGGCTCGCTGTCGGCCGACGACGCGGTGTTCAAGCAGGCGGTCGCGCAAGGCCAGGTGTTCTCGGTGTCGGCGGGCGATGCCGGCGTGTACCAGTGGTCGACCTCGCCGCAAGGCGCGCCCGGCTACATCGGCACCTACAACGGCAGCAGCGTGAAGACGACCATCACCCTGACGAAGTACAGCGTATCGTCGCCGGCCAGCTCGCCGTACGTGGTGGCCGTCGGCGGCACCACGCTGTCGACCACGGGCACCACGACCTGGGCCGGCGAGACGGTGTGGAACGAAGGCGTCGCGTACGCGGACGTCGACAGCAACGGCAACCCGGTCGACAACGCCGTGCGGATCTGGGCCACGGGCGGCGGCGTCAGCAAGTACGAGACGGCGCCGAGCTGGCAGACGGCGGCGCTCGGCAGCAGCGTGACCAAGCGCGTGCTGCCCGACGTCGCGTTCGACGCCGCGCAATCGACCGGCGCGTACATCGTGATCAACGGCCAGACCAACCAGCTGGTCGGCGGCACGAGCCTCGCCTCGCCGATCTTCGTCGGCGGCTGGGCGCGCGTCGAGTCGGCGAACAGCAACAGCCTCGGCCTGCCGACCCAGGCGTTCTACCAGGGCATCCCGAGCAACACGGCGTTGATCCACGACATCTCGTCGGGCAACAACGGCTACAGCGGCCACGGCTACAACGCCGCGTCCGGCTGGGATTACGACACGGGCTTCGGCAGCCTCGACTTCGCGAAGGTCAGCGCCAGCTCCGTGAAGTAA
- a CDS encoding 4-hydroxy-tetrahydrodipicolinate synthase family protein — MFTGLWLPLVTPFRRGVVDIDALQYLATHYQRAGIDGFVALGTTAEAALLSDAEREAVVRALFDVVGARTPIVIGVGGADTRAVLREIVRWERWDSAGYLVSPPSYICPDQAGIRWHFEQVACATERPIMLYDVPHRTGVTIEPDTVARLVELRNVLAIKECVKDHFAPLGELPISVLCGTDEAFVDCLSAGGTGGVLASAHLCADLLDDARQLVAAGARADARKLFACLIPLLRLLFSAPNPAAIKAMLSFDHPVSLETRMPISSASSELIERLRKAREHLQDVRAEFVRTVH; from the coding sequence ATGTTCACAGGTCTCTGGCTGCCGCTCGTCACGCCGTTCCGGCGCGGCGTCGTCGACATCGACGCATTGCAGTATCTCGCCACGCACTATCAGCGCGCGGGCATCGACGGCTTCGTCGCGCTCGGCACCACGGCGGAAGCCGCCCTGCTGTCCGACGCCGAGCGCGAGGCGGTCGTCCGCGCGCTCTTCGACGTCGTCGGCGCGCGCACGCCGATCGTGATCGGCGTCGGCGGCGCGGATACGCGCGCCGTGCTGCGCGAGATCGTGCGCTGGGAGCGCTGGGACAGCGCGGGCTACCTGGTCTCGCCGCCGTCCTACATCTGCCCGGACCAGGCCGGCATCCGCTGGCACTTCGAACAGGTTGCGTGCGCAACCGAACGGCCGATCATGCTGTACGACGTCCCGCATCGAACGGGCGTCACGATCGAACCCGATACGGTCGCGCGGCTCGTCGAGTTGCGCAACGTGCTCGCGATCAAGGAGTGCGTGAAGGACCATTTCGCGCCGCTCGGCGAACTGCCGATCAGCGTACTGTGCGGCACCGACGAGGCGTTCGTCGACTGCCTGAGCGCGGGCGGCACGGGCGGCGTGCTGGCGAGCGCGCATCTCTGCGCGGACCTGCTCGACGATGCGCGGCAGTTGGTCGCCGCCGGGGCGCGCGCGGACGCGCGCAAATTGTTTGCTTGCCTGATTCCGCTACTGAGGTTACTGTTTTCCGCACCGAACCCCGCCGCGATCAAGGCCATGCTGTCATTCGACCATCCGGTTTCCCTTGAAACCCGCATGCCGATCAGCAGCGCATCGTCGGAACTGATCGAGCGGCTCCGCAAGGCACGCGAGCATCTGCAGGACGTGCGCGCGGAATTCGTCCGCACCGTGCACTAG
- the otsA gene encoding alpha,alpha-trehalose-phosphate synthase (UDP-forming), which produces MSRLVVVSNRTADPSSASAGGLAVALRDSLQRRGGLWFGWSGKLLDAPPGTHYDVDVQHSQAGPVQLATIDLSQDDHDAYYLGYSNNVLWPVFHYRLDLANFDTRFAAGYRRVNRLFARALLPLLQPDDLIWVHDYHLIPLATELRALGCRNRIGFFLHIPVPPPLMMAAIPEHEWLMRSLFDYDLVGFQTRADVTHFTRYAEAEAGAQALDGERLRAFDRTLRVGAFPIGIDADEFTTLANAPDGLDMYTQMRDEYARRKLLVGVDRLDYSKGLPQRVQAFREWLEQHPASRKSATLIQIAAPSREDVDAYDDLRQQMDSLCGALNGDYGEFDWMPVRYIHRNVERTDLPGLYRASRVALVTPLRDGMNLVAKEFVAAQDPEDPGVLVLSRFAGAAEQLTDALLVNPYDVQGTARAIERALTMPLDERVRRHAALLAVIRSQDVHWWSASFLGALEDIAVAPASSGALSV; this is translated from the coding sequence ATGAGCCGTCTCGTCGTTGTTTCCAACCGCACCGCCGATCCGTCGAGCGCCTCCGCCGGCGGACTCGCCGTGGCGCTGCGGGACAGCCTGCAGCGACGCGGCGGCCTGTGGTTCGGCTGGAGCGGCAAGCTGCTCGACGCGCCGCCCGGAACCCACTACGACGTCGACGTGCAGCACAGCCAGGCCGGGCCGGTTCAGCTCGCGACCATCGACCTGAGCCAGGACGACCACGACGCGTACTACCTCGGCTATTCGAACAACGTCCTGTGGCCGGTGTTCCACTACCGGCTCGACCTCGCGAACTTCGATACGCGTTTCGCGGCCGGCTACCGGCGCGTCAACCGGCTGTTCGCGCGCGCGCTGCTGCCGCTGCTGCAGCCGGACGATCTCATCTGGGTGCACGACTACCATCTGATCCCGCTCGCCACCGAGCTGCGCGCGCTGGGCTGCCGCAACCGGATCGGCTTCTTCCTGCACATCCCGGTGCCGCCGCCGCTCATGATGGCCGCGATACCCGAGCATGAATGGCTGATGCGCTCGCTGTTCGACTACGATCTCGTCGGCTTCCAGACCCGCGCCGACGTCACGCATTTCACCCGCTACGCGGAAGCCGAGGCCGGCGCGCAGGCGCTCGACGGGGAACGGCTGCGCGCGTTCGATCGCACGTTGCGGGTCGGCGCCTTTCCGATCGGGATCGACGCCGATGAATTCACGACGCTCGCGAACGCCCCGGACGGGCTCGACATGTACACGCAGATGCGCGACGAGTATGCGCGCCGCAAGCTGCTCGTCGGCGTCGACCGGCTCGATTACTCGAAGGGCCTGCCACAGCGCGTGCAGGCGTTCCGCGAGTGGCTCGAACAGCATCCGGCGAGCCGCAAGAGCGCGACGCTGATCCAGATCGCCGCGCCGAGCCGCGAGGACGTCGACGCCTATGACGACCTGCGGCAACAGATGGACAGCCTGTGCGGCGCGCTCAACGGCGACTATGGCGAATTCGACTGGATGCCGGTGCGCTACATCCATCGCAACGTCGAGCGGACCGACCTGCCGGGGCTCTATCGCGCGTCGCGGGTGGCGCTCGTCACGCCGTTGCGCGACGGGATGAACCTGGTCGCGAAGGAGTTCGTCGCCGCGCAGGACCCGGAGGATCCGGGCGTGCTCGTGTTGTCGCGCTTCGCCGGCGCGGCCGAGCAGCTGACCGATGCGCTGCTGGTCAATCCTTACGATGTGCAGGGCACGGCCCGCGCGATCGAGCGCGCGCTCACGATGCCGCTCGACGAGCGGGTCCGCCGCCATGCGGCGCTGCTTGCCGTGATCCGCTCGCAGGATGTGCATTGGTGGAGCGCAAGCTTTCTTGGCGCGCTCGAGGACATCGCCGTGGCGCCGGCGAGCAGCGGCGCGCTTTCCGTCTAG